The Primulina eburnea isolate SZY01 chromosome 8, ASM2296580v1, whole genome shotgun sequence genome contains a region encoding:
- the LOC140839903 gene encoding protein FAR1-RELATED SEQUENCE 5-like isoform X3: MNYCDPEDEFDATWTYMIDTYNLCGHKWLNGMYKIRKKWATAFSNGRFSAGLLATSRSEVTNMVLKKAGNKMCSLYEFVMNYTKILNKWREKEKFEDTRCRHGKPAQILKNHPLLIHAADVYTISIYKLFEIEMVNSLNCKSVQPPSCFGNDWNLIEFRVKSHDENSRVRQVVFNKQNHEIKCSCSKFETMGILCKHVLTVFNSFDVTVLPNCYILKRWMKNIKTIVNNDFKESGGGGYKSEMVFVNQIMRSMYDLTQLSKSHEDARKSLYTLVDTATGEISNLLQNLSVDDETPCDDIPSDGHIDEVFIRNPLTAKAKGVTNANITRHWDNKSKKGKRKGKEKAEIPNAKGGKRKGQSSKDDTTAREINNIPSQQHLNLTFSQNPFLPPQHFEGNTNLYTSGEMNLFPYQFQGPNSSQEGNTNLYTSGEMNLFPYHFQSPHS, encoded by the exons atgaattactGCGACCCAGAAGATGAATTTGATGCCACGTGGACATATATGATCGATACATATAATTTGTGTGGTCATAAATGGTTGAATGGGATGTATAAAATCAGGAAAAAATGGGCTACTGCTTTTAGCAATGGAAGATTTAGTGCAGGACTTTTGGCTACCTCAAGGAGTGAGGTCACAAATATGGTTTTGAAGAAAGCAGGTAATAAAATGTGTTCTTTGTATGAATTCGTGATGAATTATACAAAAATTCTAAATAAATGGCGAGAGAAGGAGAAGTTTGAGGATACCCGTTGTCGTCATGGTAAGCCTGCGcagattttaaaaaatcatccgTTGTTGATTCATGCTGCTGATGTCTACACTATTTCCATTTACAAGTTATTCGAAATCGAAATGGTTAACTCTTTGAATTGCAAATCTGTTCAACCACCATCTTGTTTTGGTAATGATTGGAATTTGATTGAGTTCAGAGTAAAATCCCACGATGAAAACTCAAGGGTCAGACAAGTGGTGTTCAATAAGCAGAATCATGAAATAAAGTGTAGTTGTTCTAAGTTTGAGACAATGGGGATTTTGTGTAAGCATGTTTTGACGGTGTTTAACTCTTTTGACGTCACTGTTCTACCCAACTGTTACATTTTGAAGAGATGGATGAAGAATATAAAAACTATAGTGAACAATGACTTCAAAGAAAGTGGTGGTGGTGGTTATAAATCTGAGATGGTGTTTGTGAACCAAATAATGAGATCGATGTATGATCTAACTCAATTGAGCAAATCTCATGAGGATGCGAGAAAAAGTTTGTATACGTTGGTTGATACAGCAACAGGTGAAATATCCAACCTTCTCCAGAATTTGAGTGTAGATGATGAGACGCCGTGTGATGATATTCCAAGTGACGGTCACATCGATGAAGTATTCATACGTAACCCACTCACTGCTAAAGCAAAAGGAGTTacaaatgcaaatattacacgaCATTGGGATAACAAGAGCAAAAAAGGAAAACGAAAAGGAAAAGAGAAAGCTGAAATTCCAA ATGCAAAAGGAGGCAAAAGAAAAGGACAAAGTTCAAAAGATGACACCACCGCACGGGAAATAAACAACATACCATCCCAACAACACTTAAATTTAACATTCTCGCAGAATCCTTTTTTACCTCCTCAACATTTT GAAGGTAATACAAATTTGTATACAAGTGGTGAAATGAATTTATTCCCTTATCAGTTTCAGGGTCCTAATTCATCACAA GAAGGTAATACAAATTTGTATACAAGTGGTGAAATGAATTTATTCCCTTATCATTTTCAGAGTCCTCATTCATGA
- the LOC140839903 gene encoding protein FAR1-RELATED SEQUENCE 5-like isoform X2: MNYCDPEDEFDATWTYMIDTYNLCGHKWLNGMYKIRKKWATAFSNGRFSAGLLATSRSEVTNMVLKKAGNKMCSLYEFVMNYTKILNKWREKEKFEDTRCRHGKPAQILKNHPLLIHAADVYTISIYKLFEIEMVNSLNCKSVQPPSCFGNDWNLIEFRVKSHDENSRVRQVVFNKQNHEIKCSCSKFETMGILCKHVLTVFNSFDVTVLPNCYILKRWMKNIKTIVNNDFKESGGGGYKSEMVFVNQIMRSMYDLTQLSKSHEDARKSLYTLVDTATGEISNLLQNLSVDDETPCDDIPSDGHIDEVFIRNPLTAKAKGVTNANITRHWDNKSKKGKRKGKEKAEIPNAKGGKRKGQSSKDDTTAREINNIPSQQHLNLTFSQNPFLPPQHFVQHSNQMEGNTNLYTSGEMNLFPYQFQGPNSSQEGNTNLYTSGEMNLFPYHFQSPHS, from the exons atgaattactGCGACCCAGAAGATGAATTTGATGCCACGTGGACATATATGATCGATACATATAATTTGTGTGGTCATAAATGGTTGAATGGGATGTATAAAATCAGGAAAAAATGGGCTACTGCTTTTAGCAATGGAAGATTTAGTGCAGGACTTTTGGCTACCTCAAGGAGTGAGGTCACAAATATGGTTTTGAAGAAAGCAGGTAATAAAATGTGTTCTTTGTATGAATTCGTGATGAATTATACAAAAATTCTAAATAAATGGCGAGAGAAGGAGAAGTTTGAGGATACCCGTTGTCGTCATGGTAAGCCTGCGcagattttaaaaaatcatccgTTGTTGATTCATGCTGCTGATGTCTACACTATTTCCATTTACAAGTTATTCGAAATCGAAATGGTTAACTCTTTGAATTGCAAATCTGTTCAACCACCATCTTGTTTTGGTAATGATTGGAATTTGATTGAGTTCAGAGTAAAATCCCACGATGAAAACTCAAGGGTCAGACAAGTGGTGTTCAATAAGCAGAATCATGAAATAAAGTGTAGTTGTTCTAAGTTTGAGACAATGGGGATTTTGTGTAAGCATGTTTTGACGGTGTTTAACTCTTTTGACGTCACTGTTCTACCCAACTGTTACATTTTGAAGAGATGGATGAAGAATATAAAAACTATAGTGAACAATGACTTCAAAGAAAGTGGTGGTGGTGGTTATAAATCTGAGATGGTGTTTGTGAACCAAATAATGAGATCGATGTATGATCTAACTCAATTGAGCAAATCTCATGAGGATGCGAGAAAAAGTTTGTATACGTTGGTTGATACAGCAACAGGTGAAATATCCAACCTTCTCCAGAATTTGAGTGTAGATGATGAGACGCCGTGTGATGATATTCCAAGTGACGGTCACATCGATGAAGTATTCATACGTAACCCACTCACTGCTAAAGCAAAAGGAGTTacaaatgcaaatattacacgaCATTGGGATAACAAGAGCAAAAAAGGAAAACGAAAAGGAAAAGAGAAAGCTGAAATTCCAA ATGCAAAAGGAGGCAAAAGAAAAGGACAAAGTTCAAAAGATGACACCACCGCACGGGAAATAAACAACATACCATCCCAACAACACTTAAATTTAACATTCTCGCAGAATCCTTTTTTACCTCCTCAACATTTTGTACAGCACTCAAATCAAATG GAAGGTAATACAAATTTGTATACAAGTGGTGAAATGAATTTATTCCCTTATCAGTTTCAGGGTCCTAATTCATCACAA GAAGGTAATACAAATTTGTATACAAGTGGTGAAATGAATTTATTCCCTTATCATTTTCAGAGTCCTCATTCATGA
- the LOC140839903 gene encoding protein FAR1-RELATED SEQUENCE 5-like isoform X1: MNYCDPEDEFDATWTYMIDTYNLCGHKWLNGMYKIRKKWATAFSNGRFSAGLLATSRSEVTNMVLKKAGNKMCSLYEFVMNYTKILNKWREKEKFEDTRCRHGKPAQILKNHPLLIHAADVYTISIYKLFEIEMVNSLNCKSVQPPSCFGNDWNLIEFRVKSHDENSRVRQVVFNKQNHEIKCSCSKFETMGILCKHVLTVFNSFDVTVLPNCYILKRWMKNIKTIVNNDFKESGGGGYKSEMVFVNQIMRSMYDLTQLSKSHEDARKSLYTLVDTATGEISNLLQNLSVDDETPCDDIPSDGHIDEVFIRNPLTAKAKGVTNANITRHWDNKSKKGKRKGKEKAEIPNAKGGKRKGQSSKDDTTAREINNIPSQQHLNLTFSQNPFLPPQHFVQHSNQMVTCFFYLFSMHYYIRYFLYLVQEGNTNLYTSGEMNLFPYQFQGPNSSQEGNTNLYTSGEMNLFPYHFQSPHS, from the exons atgaattactGCGACCCAGAAGATGAATTTGATGCCACGTGGACATATATGATCGATACATATAATTTGTGTGGTCATAAATGGTTGAATGGGATGTATAAAATCAGGAAAAAATGGGCTACTGCTTTTAGCAATGGAAGATTTAGTGCAGGACTTTTGGCTACCTCAAGGAGTGAGGTCACAAATATGGTTTTGAAGAAAGCAGGTAATAAAATGTGTTCTTTGTATGAATTCGTGATGAATTATACAAAAATTCTAAATAAATGGCGAGAGAAGGAGAAGTTTGAGGATACCCGTTGTCGTCATGGTAAGCCTGCGcagattttaaaaaatcatccgTTGTTGATTCATGCTGCTGATGTCTACACTATTTCCATTTACAAGTTATTCGAAATCGAAATGGTTAACTCTTTGAATTGCAAATCTGTTCAACCACCATCTTGTTTTGGTAATGATTGGAATTTGATTGAGTTCAGAGTAAAATCCCACGATGAAAACTCAAGGGTCAGACAAGTGGTGTTCAATAAGCAGAATCATGAAATAAAGTGTAGTTGTTCTAAGTTTGAGACAATGGGGATTTTGTGTAAGCATGTTTTGACGGTGTTTAACTCTTTTGACGTCACTGTTCTACCCAACTGTTACATTTTGAAGAGATGGATGAAGAATATAAAAACTATAGTGAACAATGACTTCAAAGAAAGTGGTGGTGGTGGTTATAAATCTGAGATGGTGTTTGTGAACCAAATAATGAGATCGATGTATGATCTAACTCAATTGAGCAAATCTCATGAGGATGCGAGAAAAAGTTTGTATACGTTGGTTGATACAGCAACAGGTGAAATATCCAACCTTCTCCAGAATTTGAGTGTAGATGATGAGACGCCGTGTGATGATATTCCAAGTGACGGTCACATCGATGAAGTATTCATACGTAACCCACTCACTGCTAAAGCAAAAGGAGTTacaaatgcaaatattacacgaCATTGGGATAACAAGAGCAAAAAAGGAAAACGAAAAGGAAAAGAGAAAGCTGAAATTCCAA ATGCAAAAGGAGGCAAAAGAAAAGGACAAAGTTCAAAAGATGACACCACCGCACGGGAAATAAACAACATACCATCCCAACAACACTTAAATTTAACATTCTCGCAGAATCCTTTTTTACCTCCTCAACATTTTGTACAGCACTCAAATCAAATGGtaacttgttttttttatttattttcaatgcATTATTATATTCGGTATTTTTTATATCTCGTTCAGGAAGGTAATACAAATTTGTATACAAGTGGTGAAATGAATTTATTCCCTTATCAGTTTCAGGGTCCTAATTCATCACAA GAAGGTAATACAAATTTGTATACAAGTGGTGAAATGAATTTATTCCCTTATCATTTTCAGAGTCCTCATTCATGA